Genomic segment of Myxococcus stipitatus:
GCGCCGGGGCGCTCTTCGAGCGCAAGGAGACGCTGGACGCCATGTTCGCGTTCCAGCCGGCGCCAGAGCCCGAGTCCCGGTTGGTGGGCTATGGGCTGGGGGTGATGCGCCTCGAGTCCCGAGGCGTCGTCGCCATCGGGCACCTGGGCACCACCGCGGGCTACCAGAGCTTCATGCTCGAGGTCCCCGCGACGGGCCGCATCGTCACGGGGAACATCAACGTGATGGGAGACCTGGCCGCGGTGCTCGAGCCCATCCTGGAGCGGGTGGGCCAGCCCTGAGGCCCCTCCCGCCGCTCGCCTCTCTTCCGCCGGATGGCGCTAGAGAGGCGCGGTCCACACGAGCGCGCCCAGGCCGATGAGGATGCCCGTGGCGTCGTGGACCACCCAGAGCTCCACGTCATGGATGCGGAAGAGGCGTCCCGTCTTGGTGACGCGGACGCCCGAGTAGCCGACGGTGAAGCCCAGCGCGTAGGTGCGCTCGATGAGCTCGGCGCGCTCCTCGCGCCCCTCGGGTGGCGCGCTGAATCGCGCGGGGGTGGCGAGGAACTCCTCGGCGGAGTAGCCGAAGCGCTCGGACGCGGTGGCGTTGGAATAGAAGTAGACGGGGTCTGCCTGGGTGTCCTGCGCCAGGAGCATGAAGGGCGCCTGCGTGTGGAGCCACTCCAACCGCTCGCCCAAGGGCGCCTGCTCCAGCGAGGCGGGACACGCGCCGAAGCCCAGAGGGCG
This window contains:
- a CDS encoding MEKHLA domain-containing protein; protein product: MLPLLEVLDASYQRLRRRPLGFGACPASLEQAPLGERLEWLHTQAPFMLLAQDTQADPVYFYSNATASERFGYSAEEFLATPARFSAPPEGREERAELIERTYALGFTVGYSGVRVTKTGRLFRIHDVELWVVHDATGILIGLGALVWTAPL